Below is a genomic region from Papilio machaon chromosome 11, ilPapMach1.1, whole genome shotgun sequence.
GTACACACATTTGTCGCATATTCTTTGTCTTACTGGCAGCGtatttcttacttttatacaagcttaaacaataataaacaatattctaTGCCTTTAAAGCTTAACTTCGCTTGCATTTAGCAAAAAACATTGCTCCCGCATAACGGGATATTGTTTGTCGCACTCCAATCACTGTCGCTAATTAGTCTGGCTCGCTGCGCCGCTGCGCATGCACACctgtatttattattcgtaCGAAAGTAGGTCAAGTTTACGTCATAGTGacctatttatttagtttccctttataatatttttcatagttAATCGCTAACTATTTATCGTCTTTCGCTATGACGGACGACAAGTTAAccaagttaaaacaaaaacgggggtgtataaaaactaaagtgactatttttagtaaatatttaaagcaactTGTGTCCGGCGGTCAGCCTAGCAAATTACAATTGTTAGACTTAGAAGgccgttttaaaaaattcgatGCCTTATATGCCCACTTCGATAATTTACAGTGCGAGATCGAGATGCTTTCGGACGACCCCTCCGTTTCCGAGTTGGAGCGCGAGGAGTTCGAAGCCGGGTACCACCCGCTGGTAGCTGAGGCGCGGCGCCTGCTGGGTGCACAGCCCCAGGATACTTCCGTGATACAGCTCGAAGATGCACAGGCAAGCGTTATTAAATCCAATTGTGTTAGGTTGCCAAAAATAGATTTACCCGTCTTTAATGGTCACTATCAACACTGGCTTGAGTATCGTGATACTTTCACCTCTTTAATACATTCCCGAAGGGATATTGATGACATTAATAAGTTGCACTATCTTCGTGCATCTCTTAAAGGCAGTGCTTTGCTA
It encodes:
- the LOC123721391 gene encoding uncharacterized protein LOC123721391 isoform X2, which gives rise to MTDDKLTKLKQKRGCIKTKVTIFSKYLKQLVSGGQPSKLQLLDLEGRFKKFDALYAHFDNLQCEIEMLSDDPSVSELEREEFEAGYHPLVAEARRLLGAQPQDTSVIQLEDAQIFEVFQHLQYFNPGSMLRHGKTRCDAAPATATSRPTSRPAAPTSERRSTATTLATSDSTGNGLLF